In one window of Burkholderia cepacia ATCC 25416 DNA:
- a CDS encoding benzaldehyde dehydrogenase, with amino-acid sequence MDSSSNTALFDADIWRGKTFNGRWHASAHAADVIEPATGNTLGRIGVADGAAVAEASAAAHRAQPAWFALPYDERAAVLRRAAAVAETHFDAIVDWLVRESGSTRAKASFETSVTIKALHEAAGLPSRAAGEVLPSAAGRLSLARRRPRGVVGVISPFNFPLYLAMRAVAPALALGNAVVLKPDPRTAVCGGVAIARVFELAGLPEGVLHVLPGDGAAGSALVADPHIAMIQFTGSTAAGRKVGEAAGRHLKKVSLELGGKNSLIVLDDADLERAVANTAWGAYLHQGQICMATGRVLVQRGIHDRFVAKLVEKARSLRVGDPASADVGLGPLINAAQLDHAASLVDAARRAGARVETGGGHRDLFFEPTVLSGVAPGNPAFDEEIFGPVAVVVPFDTDEDAIALANRTEYGLSTAILSADVGRALRIGERLNTGLLHINDQTVNDEVINPFGGVGASGNGSSIGGAANWEEFTQWQWLTIKGEAPLYPI; translated from the coding sequence ATGGATAGCAGCAGCAATACCGCACTGTTCGACGCCGACATCTGGCGCGGCAAAACCTTCAACGGACGCTGGCACGCCAGCGCGCACGCGGCCGACGTGATCGAACCCGCGACCGGCAACACGCTCGGCCGCATCGGCGTCGCGGACGGCGCAGCGGTGGCCGAAGCGTCAGCCGCCGCGCACCGCGCACAGCCCGCATGGTTCGCGCTGCCATACGACGAGCGCGCGGCGGTCCTGCGCCGCGCGGCCGCCGTCGCGGAAACTCACTTCGATGCGATCGTCGACTGGCTCGTGCGCGAAAGCGGCTCGACGCGCGCGAAGGCGTCGTTCGAAACGTCGGTCACGATCAAGGCGCTGCACGAAGCAGCCGGGCTGCCGTCGCGCGCGGCCGGCGAAGTGCTGCCGTCGGCGGCCGGCCGGCTGTCGCTCGCGCGCCGCCGCCCTCGCGGCGTGGTCGGGGTGATCTCGCCGTTCAACTTCCCGCTGTACCTCGCGATGCGCGCGGTCGCGCCCGCGCTCGCGCTCGGCAACGCGGTCGTGCTGAAGCCCGATCCGCGTACCGCCGTGTGCGGCGGCGTCGCGATCGCCCGCGTATTCGAGCTCGCCGGCCTGCCGGAAGGCGTGCTACACGTGCTGCCCGGCGACGGCGCAGCCGGCTCCGCACTGGTTGCCGATCCGCACATCGCGATGATCCAGTTCACCGGTTCGACCGCGGCGGGGCGCAAGGTCGGCGAAGCGGCCGGCCGCCACCTTAAGAAGGTCTCGCTCGAGCTCGGCGGCAAGAACTCGCTGATCGTGCTCGACGACGCCGACCTCGAGCGCGCCGTCGCCAATACCGCGTGGGGGGCGTACCTGCATCAAGGCCAGATCTGCATGGCGACCGGCCGCGTGCTCGTGCAGCGCGGCATTCACGACCGCTTCGTCGCGAAGCTCGTCGAGAAGGCGCGAAGCCTGCGCGTCGGCGATCCCGCGAGTGCGGACGTCGGCCTCGGGCCGCTGATCAATGCCGCACAGCTCGACCATGCGGCGAGCCTGGTGGACGCGGCCCGTCGCGCGGGCGCGCGCGTCGAAACGGGCGGCGGCCATCGCGACCTGTTCTTCGAGCCGACCGTGCTGAGCGGCGTCGCGCCGGGCAACCCGGCGTTCGACGAGGAGATCTTCGGGCCGGTCGCGGTCGTCGTGCCGTTCGATACGGACGAGGACGCCATCGCGCTCGCGAACCGCACCGAATACGGGCTGTCGACGGCGATCCTGTCCGCCGACGTCGGCCGGGCACTCCGGATCGGCGAGCGCCTGAACACCGGGCTGCTCCACATCAACGACCAGACGGTCAACGACGAAGTGATCAACCCGTTCGGCGGCGTCGGCGCATCGGGCAACGGCTCGAGCATCGGCGGCGCGGCCAACTGGGAGGAGTTCACGCAGTGGCAGTGGCTGACGATCAAGGGTGAAGCGCCGCTGTATCCGATTTGA
- a CDS encoding NAD(P)-dependent alcohol dehydrogenase — MYTENDSRAVTAAVARAAGAPFSIESARLRAPRGDEVRVRVVATGLCHTDLIVRDQYYPVPLPAVLGHEGAGVVEAVGPNVKTLAVGDHVVLTYGACGHCPSCVGGHGAYCRHFFGLNFGGADADGQTAIRDEHGQPLHDHFFAQSSFASYALARENNAIKVPPEAPLELLGPLGCGIQTGAGAVINSLAVRAGSSFASFGAGAVGMSAVMAARVAGATTIIAVDIVPSRLALALELGATHTINSKEVDVVDAIRQITGGGVDYALESTGLPAVLSQGIEALGSRGTIGVVGAPKLGTKAEFDVNNLLLGGRSIRGIVEGDSVPQTFIPQLVQLHLQGRFPFDRLVKFYPLEQINQAAEDSSSGITLKPILRLPH; from the coding sequence ATGTACACGGAAAACGATTCACGCGCCGTCACCGCGGCCGTCGCGCGCGCGGCCGGCGCGCCCTTCTCGATCGAATCCGCCCGCCTGCGCGCGCCGCGCGGCGACGAGGTGCGGGTGCGCGTCGTCGCGACGGGCCTGTGCCACACCGACCTGATCGTGCGCGACCAGTACTATCCGGTACCGCTGCCGGCCGTGCTCGGTCACGAGGGCGCCGGCGTGGTCGAGGCGGTCGGCCCGAACGTGAAGACGCTCGCCGTGGGCGATCACGTAGTGCTCACCTACGGCGCGTGCGGCCACTGCCCGTCCTGTGTCGGCGGCCACGGCGCGTATTGCCGGCACTTCTTCGGGCTGAATTTCGGCGGCGCCGACGCCGACGGACAGACCGCGATCCGCGACGAACACGGGCAGCCGCTGCACGATCATTTCTTCGCGCAGTCGTCGTTCGCCAGCTATGCGCTCGCACGCGAGAACAACGCGATCAAGGTGCCGCCGGAAGCCCCGCTCGAACTGCTCGGGCCGCTCGGCTGCGGGATCCAGACCGGCGCAGGCGCGGTGATCAATTCACTCGCCGTACGTGCCGGCAGCAGCTTCGCAAGCTTCGGCGCGGGCGCGGTCGGCATGAGCGCCGTGATGGCCGCGCGCGTCGCCGGCGCGACGACCATCATCGCCGTCGACATCGTGCCGTCGCGGCTCGCGCTGGCGCTGGAGCTGGGCGCAACGCATACGATCAACAGCAAGGAAGTCGATGTCGTCGACGCGATCCGCCAGATCACCGGCGGCGGGGTCGACTACGCGCTCGAATCGACCGGGCTGCCCGCCGTGCTGTCGCAGGGAATCGAAGCGCTCGGCTCGCGCGGCACGATAGGCGTGGTCGGCGCGCCGAAGCTCGGGACGAAGGCGGAATTCGACGTCAACAACCTGCTGCTCGGCGGCCGTTCGATCCGCGGCATCGTCGAAGGCGACAGCGTGCCGCAGACGTTCATTCCTCAGCTCGTCCAGCTGCATCTCCAGGGGCGGTTTCCGTTCGACCGGCTGGTGAAGTTCTATCCGCTCGAACAGATCAACCAGGCCGCGGAGGACAGCAGCAGCGGCATCACGCTCAAGCCGATCCTGCGTTTGCCGCATTGA
- a CDS encoding helix-turn-helix domain-containing protein, translating to MNTAPESPARPVDLDRLRARFAAGEPLPETALPAGVARSWLRSRDAGLRPWQTARYEMQRELDESRADRRLTRCVAQEIEQLWAAFGGSEWTIFCVNPRGTIVHARRSPHCDDTLLTPIVAGRRIVEPNIGTTAPSCVIHDGTEAVVAGAQHYLDEFSRVFCLAVPLVGFDGEVIGALDITGVGRRNVVQLREQFRHAALSAEQRLYAMLRDCHLLQVQYDPRWLGTPLAGVVALDAAGRVRAASRLARQMLELAPAGPIEPHDLRQLFPGATPAQQRRLLTPAHTPQRIARDDGSHVWVRAVRAPLDRATMRRQSDALDDAADVCGTAPAASPQASLHEQSLDAIRRAVDEHDGNVSAAARQLGISRTTLYAKLRQLDAAGITNAGAH from the coding sequence GTGAATACAGCCCCCGAATCCCCTGCACGGCCGGTCGACCTCGACCGGCTCCGCGCCCGCTTCGCCGCGGGCGAACCGCTGCCGGAAACGGCGTTGCCGGCCGGCGTCGCGCGCTCGTGGCTGCGTTCGCGCGACGCCGGGCTCCGGCCGTGGCAAACCGCCCGCTACGAAATGCAGCGCGAACTCGACGAATCGCGCGCGGACCGCCGGCTGACCCGCTGCGTCGCGCAGGAAATCGAGCAGCTGTGGGCCGCTTTCGGCGGCAGCGAGTGGACGATCTTCTGCGTCAATCCGCGCGGCACGATCGTCCACGCGCGGCGCAGCCCGCATTGCGACGACACGCTGCTGACGCCGATCGTCGCCGGGCGCCGGATCGTCGAGCCGAACATCGGCACGACCGCGCCGAGCTGCGTGATTCACGACGGCACCGAGGCGGTCGTCGCGGGCGCCCAGCACTATCTCGACGAATTCTCGCGCGTGTTCTGTCTCGCGGTGCCGCTGGTCGGTTTCGACGGGGAAGTGATCGGCGCGCTGGACATCACCGGCGTCGGCCGGCGCAACGTCGTGCAGTTGCGCGAGCAGTTCCGGCATGCGGCGCTGTCCGCCGAGCAGCGGCTGTATGCGATGCTGCGCGACTGCCATCTGCTGCAGGTGCAGTACGATCCGCGCTGGCTCGGCACGCCGCTCGCGGGCGTCGTCGCACTCGACGCGGCGGGCCGCGTGCGCGCGGCGAGCCGGCTCGCGCGGCAGATGCTCGAGCTCGCGCCTGCCGGGCCGATCGAACCACACGATCTCCGGCAACTCTTTCCCGGCGCGACGCCCGCGCAGCAGCGTCGTTTGCTGACACCGGCGCATACGCCGCAGCGGATCGCGCGCGACGACGGCAGCCACGTCTGGGTGCGGGCCGTGCGCGCACCGCTCGACCGGGCGACGATGCGGCGGCAATCCGATGCGCTGGACGACGCCGCCGACGTGTGCGGCACCGCACCGGCCGCCAGCCCGCAGGCGAGCCTGCACGAGCAGTCGCTCGACGCGATCCGCCGTGCGGTCGACGAGCACGATGGCAACGTGTCGGCCGCCGCGCGGCAACTGGGCATCTCGCGCACCACGCTGTACGCGAAGCTCAGGCAGCTCGATGCAGCGGGAATCACGAACGCCGGCGCGCATTGA
- the iaaH gene encoding indoleacetamide hydrolase has translation MATLETLTLTEARNAILRRAFSCVEYAYALIERHARWRYLNGFTCVDEARLLAEAARCDRDLATSATPHALLGLPIAIKDNIDTACLPTGNGTLALHNRVPPQHAPVVARLLAHGALIAGKANLHELAFGVSGNNRVTGAVRNPYDFNRIPGGSSSGSGALVGAGVVPAALGTDTGGSVRIPAALCGAVGLRPTVGRYPSGGVAPISRTRDTVGPIARSVEDIALLDAILSGSGAPTSMPARSASRPVRLAVPRTTFWRGLAPDVDAVANAAVAKLEQAGFECVDLDLNDYPGFFDDEPAVIAMYEFRSSMHAYLVENGYELSVDDIVANVGSPDVAKIARHVTGPDGIGEAAYRTALDRRTRSRAAYRQCLADSGADALVFPTTIATACPIPAGDTMMLNGETASVFSTYIRNTEPGSNAGVPGMTVPAGLTADGLPVGLALDGAAGTDRELIAVALEVERVLGRLPAPDDGFGVEGRLGGYPG, from the coding sequence ATGGCCACCCTGGAAACCCTGACGCTCACCGAAGCCCGGAACGCGATCCTGCGCCGGGCGTTCTCCTGTGTCGAGTACGCGTACGCGCTGATCGAGCGGCACGCACGCTGGCGCTACCTGAACGGTTTCACGTGCGTCGACGAGGCGCGGCTGCTCGCCGAAGCGGCCCGCTGCGACCGCGACCTCGCGACGTCGGCCACCCCGCACGCGCTGCTGGGCCTGCCGATCGCGATCAAGGACAACATCGACACCGCCTGCCTGCCGACCGGCAACGGCACGCTGGCGCTGCACAACCGCGTGCCGCCGCAGCACGCGCCGGTCGTGGCGCGGCTGCTCGCGCACGGGGCGCTGATCGCGGGCAAGGCCAACCTGCACGAGCTGGCATTCGGCGTGTCGGGCAACAACCGCGTCACGGGCGCGGTACGCAACCCGTACGATTTCAACCGGATTCCGGGCGGTAGCAGCAGCGGCTCGGGCGCGCTGGTCGGCGCGGGCGTGGTGCCCGCCGCGCTCGGAACGGACACCGGCGGCTCGGTCCGGATTCCGGCCGCGTTGTGCGGCGCCGTCGGCCTGCGGCCGACCGTGGGGCGTTACCCGTCGGGCGGCGTGGCGCCGATTTCGCGCACGCGCGACACCGTCGGCCCGATCGCGCGGTCGGTCGAGGACATCGCGCTGCTCGACGCGATCCTGTCCGGTTCCGGTGCGCCGACGTCGATGCCGGCGCGCAGCGCGTCGCGCCCCGTGCGCCTGGCCGTCCCGCGCACGACGTTCTGGCGCGGCCTCGCGCCGGACGTCGACGCGGTCGCGAATGCCGCGGTGGCGAAGCTGGAGCAGGCGGGATTCGAATGTGTCGACCTCGACCTGAACGACTATCCGGGGTTCTTCGACGACGAGCCGGCCGTCATCGCGATGTACGAATTCCGTTCGTCGATGCACGCGTACCTGGTCGAGAACGGCTACGAGCTGTCGGTCGACGACATCGTCGCGAACGTCGGGAGCCCGGACGTCGCGAAGATCGCCCGCCATGTCACCGGCCCCGACGGGATCGGCGAAGCGGCCTACCGCACCGCGCTCGACCGGCGGACGCGTTCGCGTGCCGCGTATCGGCAGTGCCTCGCCGACAGCGGCGCCGACGCGCTGGTCTTTCCGACGACGATCGCCACCGCGTGCCCGATCCCGGCGGGCGACACGATGATGCTCAACGGCGAAACCGCTTCGGTGTTCTCGACCTACATCCGCAATACCGAGCCGGGCAGCAATGCCGGCGTGCCGGGCATGACCGTCCCGGCCGGCCTGACGGCGGACGGGCTGCCGGTCGGCCTCGCACTCGACGGCGCGGCCGGCACCGATCGCGAACTCATCGCGGTCGCGCTGGAGGTCGAGCGGGTGCTCGGGCGACTGCCGGCGCCGGACGACGGGTTCGGGGTCGAGGGCCGGTTGGGGGGGTATCCGGGCTGA
- a CDS encoding helix-turn-helix transcriptional regulator — MNLSVSDITPEELRLFGDIVARLEELGPVVDVRTVVLPEITQLIRADFAASFDCDEHTGLWRNGFAYNVDPLQIARYEAWFQHIDPVTSQLRARRVATCVDEVVSRRELERTEFYNDFLRREGMHHGINVYALDGATHVGDLRIWRVQGRPDFTERDKLLLDGIEPFFRRALLRRRHACTGLTERESDVARLVAAGYTDKDVARTLGIGLSTVRTHLRRVMAKKGVANRASLAAALA, encoded by the coding sequence ATGAACCTGTCCGTCTCCGACATCACGCCGGAGGAACTCCGGCTGTTCGGCGACATCGTCGCCCGCCTGGAAGAACTGGGGCCGGTCGTCGACGTGCGGACGGTCGTGCTGCCCGAGATCACGCAGCTGATCCGCGCGGATTTCGCCGCGTCGTTCGATTGCGACGAACACACCGGCCTGTGGCGCAACGGGTTCGCGTACAACGTCGATCCGCTGCAGATCGCACGGTACGAAGCGTGGTTCCAGCATATCGACCCGGTCACGTCGCAACTGCGCGCGCGCCGCGTCGCGACCTGCGTCGACGAGGTGGTGAGCCGGCGCGAGCTGGAACGAACCGAGTTCTACAACGATTTCCTGCGCCGCGAAGGCATGCATCACGGCATCAACGTCTATGCGCTCGACGGTGCGACACACGTCGGCGACCTGCGCATCTGGCGCGTGCAAGGGCGGCCGGATTTCACCGAGCGCGACAAGCTGCTGCTGGACGGCATCGAGCCGTTTTTCCGGCGTGCGCTGCTGAGGCGGCGTCATGCGTGTACCGGGCTGACCGAACGCGAGAGCGACGTCGCGCGGCTCGTCGCCGCCGGTTATACCGACAAGGACGTCGCACGCACGCTCGGCATCGGGCTGTCGACGGTCCGCACGCATCTGCGGCGCGTGATGGCGAAGAAGGGCGTCGCCAACCGCGCGAGCCTGGCCGCCGCGCTGGCGTGA